One Pseudomonas syringae CC1557 genomic window, GAGCAAGTCCAGCGAGACCGGCCAGCAGATGTCGGCCAAGGTCGACATCATCAATAACGCCATCACTCAACTGGTCCAGGCTGCGTCCAGCGGTGCCGATCAGGATAGCCACTCGGTGACCGCTTCCGAGCAGAGCATTCAGAACGTGCTGGAGCGCTTTCAGAGCATTACCGGGCGCCTGGCTGAATCCGCCGACTTGCTCAAGCAGGAAAGCTACGGCATTCGCGACGAGATGACCGACGTCCTCGTCAGCCTGCAGTTTCAGGACCGGGTCAGCCAGATTCTGGTCCATGTCCGCGACAACATCGACGCCCTGCACGCGCACGTGCTGCAGGCCAGCCAGTCTCCCGATCAGGCAGTCGCCATCGATGCCCGGCAATGGCTGGCGCGCATGGAGTCCACTTACGCGACAGATGAGCAACGCCGCACGCATCGTGGCGAATCGGCAGCGCAGCAGAATTCACAGGAAATCACGTTCTTCTAGGGGTAGATCATGGCTAAGAGTGTACTGGTGGTCGACGATTCGAGCAGTGTCCGGCAGGTCGTCGGCATTGCTCTGAAAAGTGCCGGATACGACGTAATCGAAGCCAGCGACGGTAAGGATGCACTCAGCAAGCTGACAGGGCAGAAAGTGCACCTGATCATCAGCGACGTAAACATGCCAAACATGGATGGCATCACCTTCGTCAAAGAGGTGAAGAAGCTGGCCAGTTACAAGTTCACCCCCATCATCATGCTGACCACCGAGTCTCAGGAATCGAAAAAGGCCGAGGGTCAGGCGGCGGGTGCAAAAGCCTGGGTGGTCAAACCGTTTCAGCCCGCGCAGATGCTGGCGGCGGTTTCCAAACTGATCCTGCCCTGATACGTGCACCACTGAACAAGCAGCTCTGATAGCAGCCCTGTTTTAAGTCCCTGGAGGTCAGCATGACGATATCTGCCGAGACCACCGATGACACTGCACGCGTGCAGATCGATGGCGAACTGACCATTTACACCGTGACCGAACTGGCCGCCCGATTGCTGCCGCAGATCGGCAGCGCAGCGCGCCTGGAGGTCGATCTGTCGAACGTCACCGAAATGGACGGCGCAGGCCTGCAACTGCTGGCGGTCATTCAGCGCGAGGCCGAAAAGACCGGCACGGCGCTGCATATGACCGGCCAGAGCAAGGCGGTGACGGAAACCTTCGCGTTATGTAATCCGGGTGTCGTGCTGTAGCGCGTCTGTTTGCAGCACTGTTGAGTAGTCGGACATAGGAAGTCATTGTGAGCATTAACCTCGATCAGGCTCAGCAGACGTTTATCGTCGAAGCGCGTGAGCTGTTGCAGGCGATGGAGGAATCCCTCCTGCAACTTGAAAGCGAACCGGGCGATGTGGACGCGATTGGCGCAGTCTTCCGCGCCGCACACACCATCAAGGGCTCGGCCGGGCTGTTCGGGCTGACGCCCATTGTCAGTTTCACTCACATTGTCGAAGACGTGCTGGATCGCCTGCGCGAAGGCAGTGTGTCGGTGGACGCCGGACTGATCGCAGTGCTGCTCAAATCCGGCGATCACATGCTCGAACTGATCGACGTGGTCGCCAGTCGTGGCGAAGAACTTCAGCCGCCAGCGCTGGAGCGCGAAGCAGCGCTGCGCCAGGCATTGCAGGTCTATCAGGCACCGGGCGCCGCTCCGGTCGTCGACGAAGCGCGCTCATCAGATACGCCTGATGTCGAGAACGCCGAAGTGCTGTGGCATATCTCGTTACGCTTCGGCGTCGATGTGTTTCGCAACGGCATGGACCCGCTGTCATTCCTGCGCTACCTCAATACGCTGGGCAAGATGATTCAGGTCAGCACCCTGACCGACAGTATTCCGCCCGTGGAAGCGTGGGACCCGGAATCCTGTCACCTGGGCTTCGATATCGACTTTCTCTCCTCTGCCGGGCATGCCGCGATCAACGAAGTGTTCGATTTCGTGCGTGAAGATTGCGTCGTCGAAATCACCGCCTCTGATGACTCTACAGACAGTGGCGAGCCCACCGGAACCGAGCTGGTTTCGCAGACCGAGCGCAGCAGCATGGTTGCCAGCGGCGAACTGCTGGGTGACCAGCGAGCAGTGCCGCGAGAGCCCGGCGTGGCAACGGCGGTGGATCGTCCTTCGGCGGGCGGCGAGCAGAAAAACAAGGACGGCCGTTATGTGCGCGTCAACGCCGACAAACTCGACGAACTGATCAACCTGGTCGGCGAGTTGGTCATTGCCAGCGCCGGTGCCAGCCTGCTGGCCAAGTCATGTGACAACGACCCGCTTCAGGAAGCCAGTTCGACAGTGTCGGGGCTGGTGGAGCAGATTCTCGACGGCGCGCTGCACCTGCGCATGATCCCCATCGGTGACACCTTCAACCGCTTTCGCCGCGTTGTGCGCGATGTCAGTCAGGAACTGGGCAAAGACATCGACCTGATTATCAATGGCGCGGAAACCGAGCTGGACAAGACGGTCGTCGAAAAAATCGGCGACCCGCTCATGCACCTGCTGCGCAACTCCATGGACCACGGTATCGAAAGCGCCGAAGCGCGGCGTGCGGCAGGCAAGCCGGCCAAGGGTCATTTGAGCCTCAATGCCTACCATGACTCGGGCAGCATCGTGATCGAGATTGCCGATGACGGTGCCGGGCTGAATCGCGAACGCATTCTCGACAAGGCCCAGCAGCGCGGACTGGTTGCCGCAGGCGCGAGCCTGACTGATCAGGAAATCTACAACCTGATCTTCGAACCCGGTTTTTCCACTGCTGAAGCCGTTACCAACCTGTCCGGGCGCGGCGTCGGCATGGATGTGGTCAAGCGCAACATCACCCTGCTGCGCGGCACAGTCGACCTGGACAGCCAGCCTGGCCAAGGCACCATCGTGCGCATTCGTCTGCCGCTGACGCTGGCGATCATCAACGGTTTCCTGGTCGGTATCGATCAGTCGACCTACGTGATCCCGCTGGACATGGTTCAGGAATGCATCGAGCTGGATGAACAGGATCGTCAGGCAAGCCGCGACAACGGTTATCTGGACCTGCGCGGTGAAGTGTTGCCGCTGGTCTACCTGCGCGAGCACTTCAATCACGAAGGCCCGGCCGCACGACGCCAGAACGTAGTGGTCGTGCGCTACGCCGAACACAAGGCCGGGCTGGTGGTAGACGACCTGCTCGGTGAATTCCAGACCGTGATCAAACCCTTGGGCAAGCTGTTTGGCGCACTGCGCGGGATCAGCGGCTCGACGATTCTGGGCAGCGGCGCGGTGGCATTGATTCTCGACATACCGGCACTGCTCAACCAGATCGTACAAATGGACGCACGCTCGACTCAGTCCCCTCATTCGCTCTCGCCCGCTTCTCGCTGACGGATTTGCAATTCCAAGGAGTAACCCGATGAAATGGTTTTACGATCTGAAGATCTCCACCAAGCTGATTACCTCGTTTCTGGTGGTTCTGGCGTTGACCGCAGCCATGGGAGTCTTTGCGATTATCCAGCTCGGCCAAGTCAACCAGGCCGCTCAGGACATCAAGGAAAACTGGATGCCCTCGGTTCGCGCGGCAGCAGGCATGCGCTTTTATGCCGCAAACTACCGCTTGAAGGAAAACCGCCACATTGCAGCCGACAACGCCCAGGAAAAGGCGCAGATGGAGTTAGAGGCTGCAGACTCTCGCAAACAGTTCGAAACGCGCCTGGCGACTTACGACAAGCTGGTGGTGAGCGATGAAGATCGCCAACTGTTCAGCGCCGTTTCCGCAACATGGTCCGCGTATCTGAAAAGCAGCAGCGAGTTGTTTGATTTTTCCCGCCAGGGCCTCGAAGCCCAGGCACGGGCGATGCTGAAGGGTGAGTCGAAAACGCATTTTGACGAAATGACCGGCCAGTTGCAGAGAATGGTCGACCTTAACGACGCAGGTGCCACAGCCGCTGGGGAAAAAGGCTCGCAACTGTACGAAACCGCTCGCATCTCAATCATCGTGGTACTGATTGCCGCCTTGTTGATAGGCCTTGGCCTGGCACTGTTCATCGCCCGAATCATTTCTCGCCCACTCAAGGAAGCAGCGACTGCT contains:
- a CDS encoding response regulator — encoded protein: MAKSVLVVDDSSSVRQVVGIALKSAGYDVIEASDGKDALSKLTGQKVHLIISDVNMPNMDGITFVKEVKKLASYKFTPIIMLTTESQESKKAEGQAAGAKAWVVKPFQPAQMLAAVSKLILP
- a CDS encoding STAS domain-containing protein, with the translated sequence MTISAETTDDTARVQIDGELTIYTVTELAARLLPQIGSAARLEVDLSNVTEMDGAGLQLLAVIQREAEKTGTALHMTGQSKAVTETFALCNPGVVL
- a CDS encoding chemotaxis protein CheA, whose protein sequence is MSINLDQAQQTFIVEARELLQAMEESLLQLESEPGDVDAIGAVFRAAHTIKGSAGLFGLTPIVSFTHIVEDVLDRLREGSVSVDAGLIAVLLKSGDHMLELIDVVASRGEELQPPALEREAALRQALQVYQAPGAAPVVDEARSSDTPDVENAEVLWHISLRFGVDVFRNGMDPLSFLRYLNTLGKMIQVSTLTDSIPPVEAWDPESCHLGFDIDFLSSAGHAAINEVFDFVREDCVVEITASDDSTDSGEPTGTELVSQTERSSMVASGELLGDQRAVPREPGVATAVDRPSAGGEQKNKDGRYVRVNADKLDELINLVGELVIASAGASLLAKSCDNDPLQEASSTVSGLVEQILDGALHLRMIPIGDTFNRFRRVVRDVSQELGKDIDLIINGAETELDKTVVEKIGDPLMHLLRNSMDHGIESAEARRAAGKPAKGHLSLNAYHDSGSIVIEIADDGAGLNRERILDKAQQRGLVAAGASLTDQEIYNLIFEPGFSTAEAVTNLSGRGVGMDVVKRNITLLRGTVDLDSQPGQGTIVRIRLPLTLAIINGFLVGIDQSTYVIPLDMVQECIELDEQDRQASRDNGYLDLRGEVLPLVYLREHFNHEGPAARRQNVVVVRYAEHKAGLVVDDLLGEFQTVIKPLGKLFGALRGISGSTILGSGAVALILDIPALLNQIVQMDARSTQSPHSLSPASR
- a CDS encoding methyl-accepting chemotaxis protein, which codes for MPIWAKQVESSRQQTETAIVELTDRFTGISQRLQETVQASQHAAGELDGHNADGALKVLSQSDSELSQVIDSLKATQASRDQTLSQVRSLTAYTGELRTMAADVAAIAAQTNLLALNAAIEAARAGEAGRGFAVVADAVRSLSSKSSETGQQMSAKVDIINNAITQLVQAASSGADQDSHSVTASEQSIQNVLERFQSITGRLAESADLLKQESYGIRDEMTDVLVSLQFQDRVSQILVHVRDNIDALHAHVLQASQSPDQAVAIDARQWLARMESTYATDEQRRTHRGESAAQQNSQEITFF